In one window of Flavobacterium ginsengisoli DNA:
- the truA gene encoding tRNA pseudouridine(38-40) synthase TruA, translating to MRYFIQFAYNGTHYHGWQIQPNASSVQETLNKAFSVLLNETISIMGAGRTDTGVHASEMYGHFDTEKTLDIPVLTHKLNSYLPKDIAIFDIIPVHDDAHCRFDATKRTYEYHINTLKNPFLQELSWYVSQKLDVSLMNEATQLLLKHTDFQCFSKVNTDVNTFDCTVFEAYWKQENGKLIFTISANRFLRNMVRAIVGTLINIGLKKITLIDFEDIIASKSREKAGFSVPAHGLYLTKIDYDYL from the coding sequence ATGAGATATTTTATTCAATTCGCTTATAACGGAACACATTATCATGGTTGGCAAATACAGCCAAATGCTTCTTCAGTTCAAGAAACTTTAAATAAAGCTTTTTCGGTTTTATTAAATGAAACTATCAGCATTATGGGTGCTGGAAGAACAGATACGGGTGTTCATGCGAGCGAAATGTACGGCCATTTTGACACAGAAAAAACCTTAGATATTCCGGTTTTGACTCATAAACTGAATTCGTATTTACCAAAGGATATTGCTATTTTTGATATTATACCAGTTCACGATGATGCCCATTGTAGATTTGACGCTACAAAGCGAACTTATGAATATCATATTAATACCTTAAAAAATCCGTTTTTACAGGAATTGAGCTGGTATGTTTCGCAAAAACTAGATGTCAGTTTAATGAATGAAGCGACGCAATTATTATTGAAACATACCGATTTTCAATGTTTTTCAAAAGTTAACACTGATGTCAACACATTTGATTGCACGGTTTTTGAGGCATATTGGAAACAAGAAAACGGAAAACTGATTTTTACCATTTCGGCAAATCGGTTTTTAAGGAATATGGTTCGTGCAATTGTAGGCACTTTGATCAATATTGGTTTAAAGAAAATCACTTTAATCGATTTTGAGGATATCATTGCCAGCAAAAGCAGAGAAAAAGCAGGATTTTCGGTTCCTGCACATGGTTTATATTTAACCAAAATAGATTACGATTATTTATAA
- a CDS encoding sensor histidine kinase, giving the protein MFRFKFFTYIFFLIVFEGNSAAQSTDTVKVPQTEIKSKIANNHFSKSEQLRNKKIVSLSIILTIIIFLLFYFLYQNNKLKQKIKRKDTKQKILLDIINSGIDSQEVERKKIASFLHDNINSLLSSAGLHLNTFTAQHDIKSDEIQKAKNILSEVHELLRDMSHDLVPSLLVRFGLIYALEDLCEKNSNSAIEFEFSSSIPTSRRYVEKFEMKIYFIVSELFSNITRHSNAKKAKLSLTEKENQLILCIYDDGIGFKTQKLKEVEGFGLNRIRAQIKKYKGTLSIVSKEKQGTKIKIQLPLPH; this is encoded by the coding sequence ATGTTTCGTTTTAAATTCTTTACATATATTTTTTTTCTTATTGTTTTTGAAGGAAATAGTGCCGCGCAATCTACTGATACTGTAAAAGTTCCACAAACTGAAATTAAGAGTAAAATTGCAAATAATCATTTTAGCAAATCAGAACAACTACGAAACAAAAAAATAGTCAGTTTGTCTATTATACTTACCATCATCATTTTTCTTTTATTTTATTTTCTGTACCAAAACAATAAATTAAAGCAGAAGATAAAACGAAAAGACACCAAACAGAAAATCCTTCTCGATATTATAAATTCTGGTATAGATTCTCAAGAAGTAGAGCGAAAAAAAATTGCTTCTTTTCTGCATGACAATATCAATTCACTTTTGTCTTCCGCAGGATTGCATTTAAATACTTTTACGGCTCAACATGACATAAAATCGGATGAAATCCAGAAAGCTAAAAACATTTTATCTGAAGTGCACGAATTACTACGAGATATGTCTCACGATCTTGTTCCGTCGCTTTTGGTTCGTTTTGGATTAATTTATGCTCTAGAAGATTTATGCGAAAAAAATTCAAATTCTGCGATCGAATTTGAATTTTCAAGTTCCATTCCAACTAGCAGAAGATATGTTGAAAAGTTCGAAATGAAAATTTATTTTATAGTTAGCGAATTATTTAGCAATATCACCAGACATAGCAACGCTAAAAAAGCAAAGCTTTCTCTGACTGAAAAAGAAAATCAATTAATTCTATGCATTTACGATGACGGAATTGGTTTTAAAACTCAGAAATTAAAAGAGGTTGAAGGTTTTGGGTTAAATAGGATAAGAGCTCAAATTAAAAAATACAAAGGAACTTTATCTATTGTTTCAAAAGAAAAACAGGGAACCAAAATAAAAATTCAGCTTCCATTACCACATTAA
- a CDS encoding response regulator transcription factor encodes MIPKIRIHLADDHQVLIDGLSNLLQTVSNFEVAGTSLDGTTVYDDVINDKADVLILDISMPKKDGIETLKEFNQKQLPCKVIILSSYDDLKIIKEVMKLGAKGYLTKNCAGENIIEAVEAVYQGQEYFSDAVREKIFNTFRDNPKLNSNAVIENPILSPREIEIIILIALEYSGKEISEKLFISSHTVETHRKNIMKKLNIKSTIGLVKYALKNNLINP; translated from the coding sequence ATGATTCCCAAAATAAGGATTCATCTTGCAGATGATCATCAGGTTCTAATTGATGGACTGTCCAACCTGCTTCAAACCGTTTCAAACTTTGAAGTGGCAGGAACTTCACTGGACGGCACCACTGTCTATGATGATGTTATAAACGATAAAGCCGATGTTTTGATTCTAGACATCAGTATGCCTAAAAAAGACGGCATAGAAACATTAAAAGAGTTTAACCAAAAACAACTTCCTTGCAAGGTCATTATTTTATCTAGTTATGATGATCTTAAAATCATTAAAGAAGTAATGAAACTAGGTGCAAAAGGCTATCTCACCAAGAATTGCGCTGGCGAAAATATCATTGAAGCTGTCGAAGCTGTTTATCAAGGTCAGGAATATTTTAGCGATGCTGTTAGAGAAAAAATCTTCAATACTTTTAGAGACAACCCAAAACTCAACTCAAACGCGGTTATAGAAAATCCAATCTTAAGCCCTCGTGAGATTGAAATCATTATTTTGATTGCTTTGGAATATAGCGGAAAAGAAATCAGCGAAAAACTTTTCATCAGTTCGCATACTGTCGAAACGCATCGTAAAAACATTATGAAAAAGCTCAATATAAAAAGCACAATAGGTTTGGTAAAATATGCTCTTAAAAACAATTTGATCAATCCTTAA
- a CDS encoding DUF3667 domain-containing protein: MSHNKIREDKTCLNCRHVVEQKFCPNCGQENSDSRKTFHHLFIHFFEDLTHYENAFWKTIKNLLFKPSTLTKEYLSGRRLSYLAPVRLYIFISFITFFLIAMFPSKVKGDIDKSEKVLSKELAKNTEGLTKKEADKYFHLKSMKEIDSIQKYGKENDKLNASTYWVYEKAVHVTENNTKREIIEKFIESFFHNLPKILFIIMPFFAFFLWLFHNKKKWYYFDHGIFTLHYFSFLLLIFLIMFIVDRLIGFFGEDNPLTFISSITTFVGTIWMCYYFYPAHHRFYGESRIVSFVKSVMLFIINSLFILFLLTLYVLYTFINLH, encoded by the coding sequence ATGTCACACAACAAAATTAGAGAAGACAAAACCTGTTTAAATTGCAGGCACGTTGTTGAGCAAAAATTTTGTCCTAACTGCGGACAAGAAAACAGTGATTCCAGAAAGACTTTTCATCATTTATTTATCCATTTTTTCGAAGATTTAACGCATTATGAAAATGCATTCTGGAAAACAATAAAAAATCTGCTTTTTAAGCCTTCAACACTTACTAAAGAATATCTTTCGGGAAGACGTCTATCTTATTTAGCTCCTGTTAGATTATATATTTTCATCAGTTTTATTACGTTTTTTCTAATTGCAATGTTTCCTAGCAAAGTGAAAGGCGATATTGATAAAAGTGAAAAAGTGCTTAGCAAAGAACTGGCAAAAAATACCGAAGGACTCACTAAAAAAGAAGCAGACAAGTATTTCCATTTAAAATCGATGAAGGAAATCGATTCTATTCAGAAATATGGAAAAGAAAACGATAAGTTGAATGCTTCTACGTATTGGGTTTATGAAAAAGCTGTACATGTAACTGAAAACAATACGAAAAGAGAAATTATAGAAAAGTTTATTGAATCTTTTTTTCACAATCTTCCCAAAATCTTATTCATCATTATGCCATTTTTTGCTTTTTTCCTGTGGCTTTTTCACAACAAAAAAAAGTGGTATTATTTTGATCATGGAATTTTCACTCTCCATTATTTCTCTTTCCTTTTACTGATCTTTCTTATCATGTTTATCGTTGACAGACTGATTGGCTTCTTCGGAGAAGATAATCCATTGACTTTTATATCATCAATAACAACATTTGTAGGGACAATTTGGATGTGTTACTATTTTTATCCTGCACATCATCGTTTTTATGGAGAATCCCGAATAGTGTCATTTGTTAAAAGCGTTATGCTCTTTATAATAAACTCACTTTTTATTCTATTTTTACTGACCCTTTACGTTCTTTACACATTTATTAATTTACACTAA
- a CDS encoding dienelactone hydrolase family protein: MKNSIAILFSAILFSNLMNAQLKPVKYTEGDQQLNGLFIKSAKKSANNPGILLLPAWLGIDNASKGIAEELSKLGYNVFIADIYGEGNYPKNTGDAGKQAGFYKTNFEAYQKRIDVALKELVKSGANADNIVAIGYCFGGTGVLEAARGHLKLKGVASFHGGLGKDASRKTETIDAKVLICHGADDPFVSKEEIASCQQEMRDSKADWQMIYYANSVHSFTNPEAGNDNSKGAAYNPVAAKRSFEHLQLFLNEVLKK; this comes from the coding sequence ATGAAAAACTCCATAGCTATTTTATTTAGTGCAATCTTATTTTCTAACCTCATGAATGCGCAGTTAAAACCCGTAAAATACACAGAAGGCGACCAACAGTTAAATGGCTTATTTATTAAATCTGCTAAAAAAAGTGCTAACAACCCAGGAATCCTGCTTTTACCGGCTTGGCTAGGAATTGATAACGCTTCTAAAGGAATTGCAGAAGAATTATCTAAACTAGGCTATAATGTTTTCATCGCCGATATATATGGAGAAGGAAACTATCCTAAAAATACTGGAGATGCTGGAAAACAAGCTGGTTTTTACAAAACAAACTTCGAAGCTTATCAAAAACGTATTGATGTCGCTTTGAAAGAATTAGTAAAGTCTGGAGCTAATGCTGATAATATTGTTGCTATCGGATATTGTTTTGGCGGAACTGGAGTTCTAGAAGCTGCACGTGGGCATTTGAAGCTAAAAGGAGTAGCATCATTTCATGGCGGTTTAGGAAAAGACGCTAGTAGAAAAACGGAAACAATCGATGCAAAAGTTTTAATCTGCCATGGTGCCGATGATCCTTTTGTTTCTAAAGAAGAAATTGCTTCTTGCCAACAAGAAATGCGCGATTCTAAAGCTGATTGGCAAATGATTTACTATGCTAATTCTGTTCACTCTTTTACAAATCCAGAAGCTGGAAATGACAATTCTAAAGGCGCTGCATATAATCCTGTTGCGGCAAAAAGATCTTTTGAGCATTTACAGCTTTTCTTAAATGAAGTGCTAAAAAAATAA